A single region of the Triticum dicoccoides isolate Atlit2015 ecotype Zavitan chromosome 2B, WEW_v2.0, whole genome shotgun sequence genome encodes:
- the LOC119368928 gene encoding formin-like protein 7, whose amino-acid sequence MAESAAIAPPPQPMTPPQPMAENATEAPPQPMAPPQQMAENATAAPPPQPMAENATAAPPPQPMVENATVVVVVPPPPPDSTTTFLCLILAFFLPPLGVFLKYKCEIEFWICLILTFLAYAPGIIYAVWVIVK is encoded by the exons ATGGCAGAAAGCGCGGCGATAGCACCACCACCACAACCAATGACACCACCGCAACCAATGGCAGAAAACGCAACGGAGGCACCACCACAACCAATGGCACCACCGCAACAAATGGCGGAAAACGCAACAGCGGCACCACCACCACAACCAATGGCGGAAAACGCAACGGCGGCACCACCACCACAACCAATGGTGGAAAACGCAACGGTGGTTGTGGTGGTGCCACCACCACCGCCAGACAGCACCACAAcattcctctgcctcatcctcgccttcttcctccctccccTCGGCGTTTTCCTCAAGTACAAATGCGAG ATTGAATTCTGGATCTGCCTCATCCTAACATTCTTGGCCTACGCGCCGGGCATCATCTACGCCGTCTGGGTGATCGTAAAGTAG